A single region of the Neisseriaceae bacterium genome encodes:
- the sdhD gene encoding succinate dehydrogenase, hydrophobic membrane anchor protein produces MVDRHLTGAHYGIRDWIFQRLSAVLILVFSIIFITGLFFTPSTYEAWQQFFSYVSVKIVTQIIVIAIIVHAWVGIRDIWMDYINNSGLRLLMHTFTVTWLLASFIYSVYVIWGGGR; encoded by the coding sequence ATGGTAGATCGTCACTTGACTGGAGCCCATTACGGTATTAGGGATTGGATTTTTCAACGCCTGTCTGCTGTTTTAATTTTAGTTTTCTCTATTATATTTATAACAGGCCTGTTCTTCACACCTTCCACTTATGAAGCTTGGCAACAATTTTTCTCTTATGTTTCGGTAAAAATAGTTACTCAAATAATAGTTATTGCTATCATAGTTCATGCATGGGTTGGCATTAGGGATATATGGATGGATTATATTAACAATTCCGGATTACGCTTGTTAATGCATACGTTTACTGTTACATGGCTTTTAGCCAGTTTTATCTATTCTGTTTACGTAATCTGGGGAGGTGGAAGATGA
- the sdhC gene encoding succinate dehydrogenase, cytochrome b556 subunit, with protein sequence MHKNNPKYLNLFQIRQSVTAILSILHRISGAALFVGLPFFLWLLSSSLNQQEAFDTYHEVMNNFIVKIILLLFLWATFHHMLAGIRFLILDIGKGLDLKTARLTAKIVLFSAPILTLIVGGYLLW encoded by the coding sequence ATGCATAAAAATAATCCTAAGTATTTAAATTTATTTCAGATTCGGCAATCAGTTACTGCGATATTATCGATTTTGCATCGAATCTCTGGTGCTGCTCTTTTTGTAGGTTTACCTTTTTTTTTGTGGTTACTTTCTAGCTCACTCAATCAACAAGAAGCCTTTGATACCTATCATGAGGTCATGAATAATTTTATTGTTAAAATTATTTTATTACTTTTCTTATGGGCTACCTTTCATCATATGTTAGCTGGAATTAGATTTTTAATTCTTGACATTGGAAAAGGTTTGGATCTTAAAACTGCTCGATTGACTGCAAAAATAGTATTGTTCAGTGCACCTATACTTACCTTAATCGTTGGAGGGTATTTGTTATGGTAG